The proteins below are encoded in one region of Citrobacter enshiensis:
- the sad gene encoding succinate-semialdehyde dehydrogenase encodes MNPTSATHAISVDPATGAHLTAMPWSSDSEIEQALTLAASGFAAWKRTTVAHRAQKLRNVGQALRLRAEEMAQCITREMGKPIAQARGEVAKSANLCDWYAEHGPAMLNPEPTLVENQQAVIEYRPLGTILAVMPWNFPLWQVLRGAIPILLAGNGYLLKHAPNVTGCAGLIADVFADAGIPEGVYGWLNASNAGVSQMINDPRIAAVTVTGSVRAGAAIGAQAGAALKKCVLELGGSDPFIVLNDACLDLAVKAAVAGRYQNTGQVCAAAKRFIVEEGIAHEFTERFVAAAVALKMGNPFDEENDLGPMARFDLRDELHQQVMASVAQGARLLLGGEKIAGEGNYYPATVLGDVTPEMTAFRQELFGPVAAITVAKSAGHALQLANDSDFGLSATIFTADETRAQEMASQLECGGVFINGYSASDARVAFGGVKKSGFGRELSHFGLHEFCNVQTVWKNRV; translated from the coding sequence ATGAACCCGACATCAGCGACACATGCAATTTCAGTGGACCCCGCAACGGGAGCGCATTTGACGGCCATGCCCTGGAGTAGCGACAGCGAAATTGAGCAGGCCCTCACTCTGGCCGCCAGTGGTTTTGCCGCCTGGAAGCGCACGACGGTCGCGCACCGGGCGCAGAAACTGCGCAATGTCGGGCAGGCATTGCGACTGCGGGCTGAAGAGATGGCGCAATGCATAACGCGTGAGATGGGGAAACCGATCGCCCAGGCGCGCGGCGAAGTGGCAAAATCCGCCAACCTGTGCGACTGGTATGCCGAACACGGTCCTGCAATGCTTAATCCTGAGCCGACGCTGGTGGAAAATCAGCAAGCGGTGATTGAGTATCGCCCGCTGGGAACCATTCTGGCGGTGATGCCGTGGAACTTTCCGCTCTGGCAAGTGCTGCGCGGGGCGATCCCCATCCTGTTGGCGGGCAATGGCTATCTCTTAAAGCATGCCCCGAATGTGACGGGATGCGCCGGGTTAATTGCGGACGTTTTTGCCGATGCGGGGATACCAGAAGGTGTTTACGGTTGGCTCAACGCCAGCAATGCGGGCGTCAGCCAGATGATTAATGATCCGCGTATTGCGGCGGTCACGGTCACCGGCAGCGTTCGCGCTGGCGCTGCTATTGGCGCTCAGGCGGGGGCAGCGCTGAAAAAATGCGTGCTGGAACTGGGCGGTTCGGATCCGTTTATTGTGTTGAACGATGCCTGCCTGGATCTGGCGGTGAAAGCAGCCGTCGCTGGCCGTTATCAGAATACCGGACAGGTTTGTGCTGCCGCGAAACGTTTTATTGTTGAAGAAGGCATTGCCCACGAGTTTACCGAACGCTTCGTTGCGGCGGCTGTCGCCTTGAAAATGGGTAACCCCTTTGACGAGGAAAACGATCTCGGGCCGATGGCGCGTTTTGATTTGCGTGATGAACTCCACCAACAGGTGATGGCGTCGGTCGCACAAGGCGCACGTTTATTACTGGGCGGAGAAAAAATCGCCGGGGAAGGCAACTACTATCCGGCAACGGTTTTGGGGGATGTCACTCCTGAAATGACGGCATTTCGCCAGGAGTTGTTTGGTCCGGTGGCGGCAATCACGGTGGCGAAGAGTGCCGGGCATGCCTTACAACTTGCCAATGACAGTGATTTCGGCCTGTCGGCGACGATTTTCACCGCCGATGAAACACGCGCACAGGAGATGGCCAGCCAGCTGGAATGCGGCGGCGTGTTTATCAATGGCTATAGCGCCAGCGATGCGCGGGTGGCATTTGGCGGGGTGAAGAAAAGCGGTTTTGGCCGCGAGCTTTCACATTTTGGGTTGCATGAGTTTTGTAACGTACAGACGGTCTGGAAAAACCGCGTCTGA